In Bradyrhizobium sp. CCBAU 051011, the following are encoded in one genomic region:
- a CDS encoding tripartite tricarboxylate transporter TctB family protein, with protein sequence MSIGRDGITGLILFAVSLFLLVKSFQLPSLPIVPVGPGFYPAIVLSLLAAASALLVLQDLLKRCAPACAGDAPRRSYRLVVIAFAIVGAYVVLLPLVGFRVATVLFVGALQAALGRPQTARQWGVLAAIALGTAMVSYFVFERYLLVLLPRGAWTGF encoded by the coding sequence ATGAGTATCGGCCGCGATGGAATTACCGGTCTGATCCTGTTCGCGGTCAGCCTGTTCCTCCTCGTCAAGTCGTTCCAGCTTCCGTCCCTTCCTATCGTTCCGGTCGGACCGGGCTTTTACCCCGCCATCGTGCTGTCGTTGCTGGCAGCCGCGAGCGCGCTTCTGGTCCTGCAGGACCTCCTGAAGCGCTGCGCGCCGGCCTGCGCGGGCGACGCGCCGCGACGAAGTTATCGCCTGGTCGTGATCGCATTCGCGATCGTCGGTGCCTATGTGGTGCTGCTGCCGCTCGTGGGATTTCGCGTCGCCACGGTCTTGTTCGTCGGCGCGCTGCAGGCCGCATTGGGCAGGCCGCAAACGGCGCGGCAATGGGGTGTACTCGCCGCGATCGCGCTCGGCACCGCCATGGTGAGCTACTTCGTTTTCGAACGATACCTGCTGGTGCTGCTGCCACGCGGCGCCTGGACGG